In a single window of the bacterium genome:
- a CDS encoding MtnX-like HAD-IB family phosphatase — translation MDNKKRLRIFCDFDGTIAKRDVGNLVFAHFGSESRWWRLVGLWRQGRLEGREMWRRQAESMRLTEAELDAFVRPLVIDATFASLVAYSRERHFPLAVVSDGMDAYIARILAAHGFYGIPLRTNRMILEPEGRVRLEFPWYGLGCGQCANCKGLHVRSERRPGETTVYIGDGRSDICGAREADIVFAKKELLAWCRETGRPHYAFTSFADVLAQLQRDETE, via the coding sequence GTGGACAACAAGAAAAGATTGCGCATTTTTTGCGACTTTGACGGCACCATCGCCAAACGCGATGTGGGCAATCTCGTCTTTGCCCATTTTGGCAGCGAAAGCCGCTGGTGGCGGTTGGTCGGACTCTGGCGGCAGGGTCGGCTGGAGGGCCGCGAGATGTGGCGGCGCCAGGCCGAATCCATGCGTCTGACCGAGGCGGAACTGGACGCCTTTGTCCGGCCTTTGGTCATCGACGCCACGTTTGCCTCCCTGGTGGCCTACTCCCGCGAGCGGCACTTTCCACTGGCGGTAGTCAGCGACGGCATGGATGCCTATATTGCACGCATCCTTGCTGCGCATGGATTCTATGGGATTCCCCTGCGCACCAACCGGATGATCCTGGAGCCGGAAGGCCGCGTGCGGCTCGAGTTTCCTTGGTATGGCCTCGGCTGCGGCCAGTGCGCCAACTGCAAGGGTCTCCACGTCCGCAGCGAGCGCCGACCCGGCGAGACCACGGTTTATATCGGCGACGGCCGCTCCGATATCTGCGGAGCCCGCGAGGCCGATATTGTCTTCGCCAAAAAGGAACTGCTTGCATGGTGCCGCGAGACCGGCCGGCCGCATTACGCTTTCACTTCGTTCGCCGATGTCCTGGCTCAGCTGCAGCGGGACGAAACCGAGTGA
- a CDS encoding MBL fold metallo-hydrolase gives MEIQFFGGVQSVTGTMHVLTIRGQKILLDCGLYQGKRDESFQRNRELPFDARSINAMVLSHAHIDHSGNIPQLVKLGYSGPVYCTHATRDLCSIMLQDAGHIQEKDVEFVNKKRVRSGMKPVMPLYTAHDALKAMNQFISVGYERTMPIADGVSVTFFDAGHILGSAITRLDINDDGKPLTLIFSGDLGRPGMPILRDPTIFQEADILFTESTYGGRFHDDYSTVNQKLAQAVNDTIQRGGKIIIPAFSVGRTQEIVFALHQLTLAGEIPEIPVFVDSPLSVNATAVFRAHPECYDEETAELLERTDDVFGFRKLHYVETVEESKKLNDLRQPSIIISASGMCEAGRILHHLRNNIEDERNTILIVGFMAENTLGRRLVEQEPSVRIFGEEFRLAAQVVKLNAFSAHADHRELIQWISHFDREKLDHLFILHGELTGSEALAQGLASLGLKEVRIPERGESVEVHA, from the coding sequence TTGGAGATCCAATTCTTCGGTGGTGTGCAGTCCGTAACCGGAACCATGCATGTCTTGACGATCCGCGGCCAAAAGATACTGCTCGATTGCGGCCTCTATCAGGGCAAACGGGATGAGTCGTTCCAGCGTAACCGGGAACTCCCCTTCGACGCTAGGAGCATCAACGCCATGGTCCTTTCCCATGCTCATATCGATCATAGCGGCAATATTCCCCAGCTGGTCAAGCTCGGCTACTCCGGTCCCGTCTATTGCACCCATGCCACCCGCGATCTCTGCAGTATCATGCTGCAGGATGCCGGGCATATCCAGGAGAAGGACGTCGAGTTTGTCAATAAGAAGCGCGTTCGCAGCGGCATGAAGCCCGTCATGCCCCTTTATACCGCGCACGATGCGCTGAAAGCAATGAACCAGTTCATCAGCGTGGGGTATGAGCGCACGATGCCGATTGCCGATGGAGTCTCCGTTACCTTTTTCGATGCCGGGCATATCCTCGGCTCAGCGATCACGCGACTCGACATCAACGACGACGGCAAGCCCCTCACCCTGATCTTCAGCGGCGACCTCGGCCGGCCGGGCATGCCGATCCTGCGCGATCCGACCATTTTCCAGGAAGCCGATATCCTCTTCACCGAGAGCACCTACGGCGGCCGCTTCCATGACGACTATAGCACCGTCAACCAGAAGCTGGCCCAGGCAGTCAATGACACCATCCAACGCGGCGGCAAGATCATCATCCCCGCCTTCTCGGTCGGCCGCACCCAGGAGATCGTCTTTGCGCTGCACCAGCTCACCCTGGCCGGCGAAATCCCGGAAATCCCGGTCTTCGTTGACAGTCCCCTCTCGGTCAACGCCACCGCGGTCTTCAGGGCCCACCCCGAATGCTATGATGAGGAGACCGCCGAGTTGCTCGAGCGCACCGACGATGTCTTCGGCTTCCGGAAGCTCCACTATGTCGAAACGGTCGAAGAGTCCAAAAAACTGAATGACCTACGACAGCCCAGTATAATCATCTCCGCCTCGGGCATGTGCGAAGCCGGACGGATCCTGCACCATCTGCGCAACAACATCGAGGACGAGCGCAATACCATCCTCATCGTCGGCTTTATGGCCGAGAATACGCTCGGCAGGAGACTGGTGGAGCAGGAGCCCTCGGTCAGGATCTTCGGCGAGGAATTCCGACTCGCGGCCCAGGTGGTCAAACTCAACGCCTTCAGCGCCCACGCCGATCACCGCGAGCTGATCCAGTGGATCAGCCACTTCGACCGGGAGAAACTGGACCATCTCTTCATTTTGCACGGCGAACTCACGGGCAGCGAAGCGCTGGCACAGGGACTGGCCAGCCTGGGACTGAAAGAGGTGCGGATTCCCGAACGCGGAGAAAGTGTTGAGGTTCATGCCTGA
- a CDS encoding DUF4835 family protein: MPQFPHTTGRSIMVLLLLLLFTAGTLHAQRIEAVVTTDLRTLPLDRQDKLRDFKEKVEHYLNAYNWTNDPWNTIVYLDVQLILEDMSTSAEERYKGQIVISNKYDMQLSDKRWRFAYQSTDILNHDENVMNSFTSMLDYFVYIILGMEFDKWSSLGGTDYFLKAKNIAEQSKFGLGRYIEGWDRRLEQITYLTSQQHLPFREMVDYYFYGLSLVKEDNAKARQFIGKAVEMLDKIVSKEPDNEYAKMFLNAHYIEMVEVFRRAQDKTPLRTLMVIDPVHAQVYRNIIEK; this comes from the coding sequence ATGCCTCAGTTCCCCCATACAACCGGTCGCAGCATAATGGTGCTGCTGCTCCTCCTGCTCTTCACCGCCGGCACCCTCCATGCGCAGCGGATCGAAGCGGTCGTTACAACAGACCTGCGCACCCTGCCGCTGGACCGTCAGGACAAACTGCGCGATTTCAAGGAGAAGGTGGAGCACTATCTTAATGCCTACAACTGGACCAACGATCCCTGGAACACCATCGTCTACCTCGATGTCCAACTCATTCTCGAGGATATGAGCACCAGCGCCGAGGAGCGTTACAAGGGCCAGATCGTCATCAGCAACAAGTATGACATGCAGCTGAGCGACAAGCGCTGGCGATTCGCCTATCAAAGCACCGACATCCTCAACCACGACGAGAATGTCATGAATTCCTTCACCAGCATGCTCGACTATTTCGTCTATATCATCCTGGGCATGGAATTCGACAAATGGTCGAGCCTGGGTGGCACGGATTATTTTCTCAAGGCCAAAAATATCGCAGAACAGAGCAAGTTCGGGCTGGGCCGGTACATTGAGGGATGGGATCGCAGGCTGGAGCAGATTACCTATTTAACGAGCCAACAGCATTTGCCTTTCCGTGAAATGGTCGATTACTACTTTTACGGCCTCTCGCTGGTCAAGGAGGACAATGCCAAAGCCCGCCAGTTTATCGGCAAGGCCGTTGAGATGCTCGACAAGATCGTGTCGAAGGAACCGGACAACGAATACGCCAAGATGTTTCTCAATGCGCATTACATTGAAATGGTCGAGGTCTTCCGCCGCGCTCAGGATAAAACGCCCCTGCGCACGCTGATGGTCATCGATCCGGTGCATGCGCAGGTCTACCGTAATATCATTGAAAAATAG